Below is a genomic region from Asterias amurensis chromosome 4, ASM3211899v1.
AACATTTTCAATTTAAAGGATACAATTCATGCAGTACTTGTTTTAATAGCAACAGCACATAATAACAGCACATCACATAATACGATCATTATATAGGCCGAAAGTCAGTACAATGGATTGCCATACATAGTCGTGACTACAAcaaattacattgtacaattACCGAGATAGATGATACTCTCATGGGGTGTTTTgaatttgactcaaatttgatcAAATTGTCTGGATCTGGGCCAATTTGACCCAGatgtttttagagtgtagtgaTGTGTGatacttaaaggattcgggtactttttgtaacacaaaacagaatgtccacagatttacattaaacttccaccatttgaagataatgacagtagaaagcgtaccttgaaatattacttgttgaggtgctgtagttttggggaaattagtaaaacaatgtcacgaaaacgTTTAtttcatgctaaaataattttcgtctcatgatcactgagacgaaaattatgttcatGACCCTGTTTTACTCacttttaaaaactacagcccctcagcacgtagtattttcagggaagctttctactatcattattttcaaaccgtGTGAGTTCAAATCTGtgacattggtttttttttttgtcctacaaaagttactgGACCCTTTAATCCAGGATCACTCACATTAACTATAAATGTTATATAAACTCCATTGAATGTTCAGGTCATCGGTTTATTTTATTATCTTTCAGCAATTAGCAAAGCTCACTAGAACTACAATATTTTGATGTTAACGTCCTCTGCACAGCACTATAGAAAATTCAACATCTGAAACTGCTACTCATCATAGACTTTGTTTGCCTGCTGGTCATAATAAACCTGAGTTTCCTAAATGGAAATTAGAGCTGCAAATTGTTTGTCAATTTTTCGAGTTTTTGCATGATAATAACGCTCAAAACTTTGAGGCATTCATAGACCTTTCTAATGCAACGTCACAGCTCGAGTTTTTGCAATCAATACAAAGCcatcaatgcaaaacaaatcCAGTTTGTTTACAAAGTAATAACAACatgttggaaacaaaacaaaacaaccagtTATGGAATGTATTTTAATTGACTTGGAAGCTTACAGAAAATGTTGGATTTGGTTTAATGGTATGCAGTCGTCCTTGCCAACCAGCGCGTTTTGTTTATGGAAAGTTGAACTCCACCTGCAGTTGAACTGTTTCTGTTTCCAAGTTGGAGATCAGTGGTGATGCTGTGTAAAGAGAAAAGAAATACAACATTCTGCTTTTTAACAATTGAATAAATAACCATTGGTTCCAGTTATAAGGGCCCTTGGCTACTATTAAACACCATGGTGATCGATTCTTTGAACAGTGTTAAATGCAATGGAAATGGAAGGGGGTACATTAGCAATGGGAGACCTTGGGACGCTacgtggcagcagacttacacgGTAAATTTTCACTgttgtagttctgagcatgcgcacgtTAAAGGAAACAACGGAtttacatggtaagtctgctgccacctagcgtcctaaAATGGTTTTAACAGTACACGACGTGCTTCCCCAGAGAGTTTTATCCTTGcgaataaagacaggtacctgctaccaTGCTGCTAGGTCCAGTGTTTTCATTGGATAATATGACCATTCGATAAATGCAGTGACCAAAAGCTACCGCACCTTGGTTGGTTTTGATTGGGTCTGAGGTTACCTCGGACGACCAATCGAAACACAGAAATGGAAAggttactttcggtcgtctgcatgtgTGTCCACGTATGTGTATTGTACACAGTACATGCATGTGCATGTACTTGCAATATTGTAAAGTTTGTGCAGAATTTGATCAAAGAtatttgggtgcgttcgtttagcttccccgggtcgaccccggtgtgtggcgttttctttttccaggacgaacgtgtgcagataattacccacgtttgtcctggaaaaaacccgccacacatgggggtcgacctagggaagctaaacgaacgcaccctttatgtgaaatgaatttaggtcaaaggtgaatgtacAGACGCACGCCGGCTGGAGGccggccggtctctggcgttattcacgagcctcgaagtgtgacgtcagatgttcaggctacagaGAGGTTTCTTTTGCGAGTCCTTTAGTAGGAGGGGTGATGGGTTCAGACTTTTACTTTCGTAAGGTCTTTAGATTGCAAGACTATAttgaacaagttttttttccattataagGGCCTTTATGAATTGGTCATCTCCTCCCTAGATAGTTATTTTCTGATTATGCTCAGTTTataaaaaagaatgaaaacTAACCTTAGCAGTGGTGATGTCCAAGCTAACCTCGGCAGTTTGTATTTTCAACACAGCTTGTCAAGAGTTCCCCGTACAGCGGAGAGATGAAGACCAGGGAATAATATACGTTCCGTTCCTTTTTGGGGTTGATGAACTGGGCACAGATGAATTTAGCATCTTGACAGGTATGGCCGGTCAAGTCAAAGCCATAGCTGACGTCGTTGAAGACGACTTTACCCTCCATTTCCGAAGAAGGCCGTTCTCTTTCAGGCAAAGCTTTCTGCATGACGGTGCCAGACAGCTCGTTCTGCCCGTTTTCACTGCTAGACATCCACACCCTCACTGTCCACACCCCTCGATCGTGTTTATACCATGGAATTGCCTCCGAATACTTCACTTTCAGCTGCAGAGCAATCTCATTTGCTTTGCCTTGTTTTATGGAAGCTTGTGGCACCTCTGGATTAATCTCATTCACACTAACATCTGTATGGTATTAGGAATGTAAATTATGTTTTAGTTCCTCTTCTCAACACTCTTAAAAACACACGGGTCAGATTACTGATCCACTTCTGGGTCTGGTTAACCAAGAAACTGGTTTAAATAAAGACTACAGGATTATGCATCATTTTGACCCACTTTTAAtggctttttatataaaataaaaaactcggGTCAGAAGAGATTATTTTGAGGTCAGACTGACAGGAAACTGGTAAAAAAGAAGAGATTCTGACTAATATTCTGCGTAATTTTGATTCACTTGTTGGGACCCGGTTAGGGTTAATTGATCTGGCAGCTGCCTCGAtgcatttgttgctttttttaaaCGTTCCGTTTTGGGGCggaaatttttctttttgttaaaaagaaattaaaagaaTCCGGGGCATCCGTCCTCCCCCACCCCGCCCCAAGGTTACAAAAACGacaacgatcacgacgcaaagagaatacattctattggttgaatgagcgtgggcgtagtCTGCGTGGagtaattcaaccaatagaatgcgttctctgtCTGGTGTgttcgttatcgttttcgttatcactgcagtgtAGCGTTCCAAAGCATTCAATTGTAAGCACGGCCATTCTTTGTATAGTAAAGAATGTCATTAGATAAAGCGCctttttaaggaacattacagaattggttttgctaacaaaactttgagatcgatcggccatctgggtcacgagaaaatagtgaaaaccgattacacactttgcatgacattggtaaaaaaaatgaataaaacgttcactgagcgataaacttcaaACGCAAGGTTcaactatttatttctcatcgaattattatgacatttcaggcagaaatatctcaacggatgttttcaactatcatcatcattagtagaccgtgtaagtttgatgttaaTCTGCTTAAATGTTAGAGATGACTTACGGTAGCCGCAAATCTTGCAGCATTCCCCTTCAATTCTGATTCTTTGTCTGCAACCAAGTGGTGGACATGTAAGATACTGACAACTCAAAGTGGAATTATCACAGTCGCAGTACGAACAGTCATTCAGCGCCACCTTTCGCTCACCATGACGTATAATTTGGTCATCGTACATACAGGAAAGCTCACGTGGGACCACATCTACAAAAGAAAGGTTAAACGAAAAACTCAATTCAACAAAGCTTTGTACTACTATGAGGTTGTTTTTGAGGTGTCAAcagtttgtttataaaaatacacTCTGAAAACTAAGACATACATGGTAATTCATCATTGGACATCCCCAtcggtttgtacagcgaatgtcaACTTTGCTGTTTCGACATTGGGCATCCCCAtcggtttgtacagcgaatgtcaACTTTGCTGTTTCGATGTTGGACATCTCCAtcggtttgtacagcgaatgtcaactttgctatttcgatgttggtcaactttgctatttcgatgttggtcaactttgctatttcgatgttggacattcaatataagtttgtacagcaaatgtcaactttgctatttcgatattggacattcaatatgattttgtgcagcaaatgtcaactttttcgatgttggacattcaatatgaatttgtacagcaaatgtcaactttgctatttcgatattggacattcaatatgagtttgtacagcaaatgtcaacttttctatttcgatattggacatccacatcggtttgtacagcgaatgtcaactttgctatttcgatattggacattcaatatgattttgtgcagcaaatgtcaactttttcgatgttggacattcaatatgagtttgtacagcaaatgtcaactttcctatttcgatattggacattcaatatgattttgtgcagcaaatgtcaactttgctatttcgatgttggacattcaatatgagtttgtacagcaaatgtcaactttgctatttcgatattggacattcaatatgattttgtgcagcaaatgtcaactttgctatttcgatattggacattcaatatgagtttgtacagcaaatgtcaactttgctatttcgatattggacattcaatatgagTTTGTTCAGCAAATatcaactttgctatttcgatattggacattcaatatgagtttgtacagcaaatgtcaactttgctatttcgatattggacatccCCATCGGTTTGTTATGAAGCCCCATTGGTGCCACTTGACAAGTGCATAATGTTTCACTGAATGAGATGTATTTCACAGCACCGCCACTtatatcttgcggccgccacttagtatcttgcggccgccacttagtatctcgcggccgccacttattatcttgcggccgccacttattatcttgcggccgccacttagtaagttgcggccgccacttattatcttgcggccgccacttattatcttgcggccgccacttattatctcgcggccgccacttagtatcttgcggccgccacttattatcttgcggccgcaaCTTAGTAagttgcggccgccacttattatcttgcggccgccacttaatatcttgcggccgccacttattatcttgcggccgccacttagtaagttgtggccgccacttattatcttgccgCCGCCACTTATTGTCTTGCGGCCACAACTTACTAAACTCAAGCCCGGGAAAAGCCATCAATGCATCCGTGAATACAGAAGCCGTAGTGCTTTAATTTATCATACCCGTCCATATGCCAAAGGAAATCTGGGCCTCTCGCAAAGTATGCACGCCGTTTCAGTCTCTTTCTGAGCCTAATTTCAACTCCCTCTGGATCTAAAATTTTCAGCAGCAAACGTACAGTTTCCCTGTCCACGGTCAGCCCAGCTTGAACACATTTCGAATGTAGCCATCTGTATCCTTGGTGATTTCCTTGGTCTGTTTGAGTTTTAACAATAAACATGGCAACATCTAACAAGTCAGATTTGTGTTTTCTTCTGAAAAGTCCAAGCTTTCTCAATTCACGCTTTAGGGTCCGCATACTGATTATGATTCTATGATTGGCTGCTAAAGAGCACAGTATTTCCCTGTAATTTAATCCAAGCTGGAAATAAACTTGTATCAATAAATCCCGTTCCATGTTGTCCAATATTGCAAAATACCGACAACAATTGCATGACTTTACGTCCTTATGAATGACAACCTGCCCCAATGTTTTCAATTACACAACTTGAAGTTGCGGctgcaagatactaagtggcggccgcaagatcttaagtggcggccgcaagatactaagtggcggccgcaagatactaagttgcggccgcaagataataagtggcggccgcaagatactaagtggcggccgcgagataataagtggcggccgcaagataatatgtggcggccgcaagatactaagtggcggccgcaagatactaagttgcggccgcaagataataagtggcggccgcaagatactaagtggcggccgcgagataataagtggcggccgcaagataataagtggcggccgcaagataataagtggcggccgcaacttactaagtggcggccgcaagataataagtggcggccgcaagataataagtggcggccgcgagatactaagtggcggccgcaagatactaagtggcggccgcaagatataAGTGGCGGTGCTGTGAAATACATCTCATTCAGTGAAACATTATGCACTTGTCAAGTGGCACCAATGGGGCTTCAtagtttgtacagcgaatgtcaactttgctatttcgatgttggtcaactttgctatttcgatgttggacattcaatataagtttgtacagcaaatgtcaactttcgatattggacattcaatatgTATTTGtgcagcaaatgtcaactttgctatttcgatgtTGTACATTCAATATAagtttgtacagcaaatgtcaactttgctatttcgatgttggacattcaatatgattttgtgcagcaaatgtcaactttgctatttcgatattggacattcaatatgagtttgtacagcaaatgtcaactttgctatttcgatattggacaatCAATATGATTTTCtgcagcaaatgtcaactttgctatttcgttATTGGACATTCAATGTGATTTTCtgcagcaaatgtcaactttgctatttcgttattggacattcaatatgagtttgtacagcaaatgtcaactttgctatttcgatattggacattcaatatgaTTTTCTGCAGCAAATGTAAACTTTGCTATTTCGttattggacattcaatatgagtttgtacagcaaatgtcaactttgctatttcgatattggacattcaatatgGTTTTCagcagcaaatgtcaactttgctatttcgttATTGGATATTCAATATgagtttgtacagcaaatgtcaactttgctatttcgttattggacattcaatatgagtttgtacagcaaatgtcaactttgctatttcgttATTAGACATTCGATATGAGTCTGACAGCAAATGGCAACTTTCCTATTTCGACATTGGACATCCAATGTGAGTTTGTACAGTGCTTTCAATACCATCCAGCCACATCTGCTTATTACAACATTAATTACAACATTAATTATAACTTAAATGTCAATCCTACAATATCCCATGGATCTATATCTTTCTGTTAAATCGATGCCAGCAGGTCAAAATTAACTCCACCATTTCATCCATTCAGTACACCAATACGGGAGGCGTACTTTTTTCCTAGGACATACGTtggcaattaacataaaatgggtGTGTTTTTGCCCGAAAAACACTCTCGCGCATGCACGAGCTTTAGTGGTGACCGCAAGGGACCTTGGGCCACTGGTGGTGGTATGTGGAATGAAAATAGTTGTGGTAAATAAAGGGGAACCACACAACCTGCTTTTCTTCTACTACTACGCTTCACACAATGGTGTACAGGTTGTGATGAACCAGTCTACCTCCTCCTCCATTGTCTCACCATGGAGATATATGGTCTATTTTTAAActgggcacatttggtaattattgttgaagaccagtattttcacttgatttggtaattattgtcgaggacagttttttcacttgatgtatcccaacttgcataagataacaaacctttgaaaaaaacacactatTGTGGTTGCATAATTGTGTGTGCTCCAGATGCATATGTGCTGTTTGTAATGCAGTGTACTattaaatttcattaaaaaaaaaaattagcgaCCACAACCGTTCATTATGACCGTCTGTCTATTTTCATAATtaccctccctccccctcccaaccATATCCAAACGTATTTTATCGGGCAATCAAGTCTTGGCAGTGAAAGCAAGCGCGACGCATTTTATGGACAAAAGGTAGAGTTGTACAAATACGCAGTTTTACATAGTACATGGTACTAAATatgatgtacattgtacatgtaacatgaacACGTGTATgcgtgtatgtgtacatgtttaaTAATATGCATGAGTGTATTTCCACAACTATTATTACGTCGAAGTACGCATGTGCATGGGAAAATGTATAGTACGCTCATTTATGtaaattgcccacgttcgtcctaggaaaaaaaatacgcatACGGGAGCCCCCCAGGGGTGTGTCATGTCACCTCTTTTGTACTAAATACCATATGATTTCATAAAATATGCAGATGATACAACCGCTGTGGGCTTTATGGATAGCAAACgtgattttaaaggaacacgttaccttggatagttcgagttggtctttgaaaagcgtttgtaaccgtttgttgtgaaatgcaaatggttcggatttaaaggaacacgttgccttggatcggtcgagttggtctttgaaaagcatttgtaaccgtttgttataaaatatatatggttagaaagatgtttaaaaagtatagaatacaatgatccacacacatttgcctcgaaattgcgtggttttccttttactttgcgaactaacacagtcggccatttatgggagtcaacattttgactcccataaatggccgaccgtgtttgtcgacgagataaaaggaaaaccacgcaatttagagtgatacttgtgtggatcattatattctacttttaaaatatctctctaatcatatgcattctataacaattgattacatacgcttttcaaagaccaactcgaccgatccaaggcaacgtgttcctttaaagtagaatatgatccacacaaacatgcctcgaaattgcacggttttcctttcatGTCGCGAAGAAACAAGGTCGGttattttatggagtcaaaattttggctTCACAAAATGACAAACGGTTTCACACACTTTTGatcaaagaccaaatcgaccgatccaaggcaacgtgttcctaaaACAAGCTACAACAACGCTTATTTTACTCTCTAAATAGTGATCGTGCTATTTTACAATATTGTACTACAAATCTGTACACCAAAGTTCTGTTTAACTTGTGTTAATGGGAACATGAGGGCTCAAGATAATGTTTAACTGGGTAGAGTATTCAAACATGCCAACAAAGTTATCGGTATTCAGCAGGCTGTACCGGGTGATTTATATAAATCTCtccttttaaataaaatcacattTATT
It encodes:
- the LOC139936606 gene encoding uncharacterized protein, whose protein sequence is MFVFVGCRGLLVLSIAVACCLADEGLPEDESYSSSSSFSYTDRLPCMRSGHIYLHGDSSRPNDCTVCVCDNSTLSCQIESCPQELPCDPSSRMKLDGECCKTCPKNVVPRELSCMYDDQIIRHGERKVALNDCSYCDCDNSTLSCQYLTCPPLGCRQRIRIEGECCKICGYHVSVNEINPEVPQASIKQGKANEIALQLKVKYSEAIPWYKHDRGVWTVRVWMSSSENGQNELSGTVMQKALPERERPSSEMEGKVVFNDVSYGFDLTGHTCQDAKFICAQFINPKKERNVYYSLVFISPLYGELLTSCVENTNCRG